The proteins below are encoded in one region of Hordeum vulgare subsp. vulgare chromosome 3H, MorexV3_pseudomolecules_assembly, whole genome shotgun sequence:
- the LOC123441360 gene encoding uncharacterized protein LOC123441360 gives MSTQAAPARRCKLPPSSSVKTMPMPLLLPLAFLFLRTVTPTGSNGSCTPRSCGDLTIRYPFSLAGAQPFYCGYPPFDLTCDTSTGHAGAYVRKTFREHLFRINDISYENNSMVAAVQTSFVGDRACPVPDFNVSASLALFPFNISVANKRLVFFYNCTVPREFSLPRRCANHSMGAYISGSWDDGEGGTPPQGVPRNCSSVSVPVHRGMARPHEHYERLIRDGFLLKLLAPIGDCDGCRQMSGRECRFDQFAFQCACPDGNLCSNSTQETNATAHPVLQLDCIDAIKTNSSALIELADEWQMKFLKTGSDACGKFGYCVGARLRCRRRQSVAGGSGESRVRGPYPLHLHPPLLELEVRQPLSEGRLRDESKVGGDVPKLIIETSELAVKKDLGLKFVVGEEAVEIGPYGVSVIIVAYNGVEEVLGDGEVEPADDGGVAGHPVLVIHHETGVHDAIDVTVEQVLKEHQREVPLSGGVGGGGLINDHWNAVEDVEIANEGDVRADERIAAGGGRVTQRDHGSGRSAASGGKALISAAAALLLPCIYVLICYMTGKRNRFLLWKKNTSSTERHYEAMIVSYGSLAPKRYMYSEVMKITSSRNKKLGQGGYGVVFEGKLHDDRLVAVKFLHDCKGNGEEFVNEVMSIGRTSHVNIVSLFGFCLEGSKRALIYEYMCNGSLDRYIYSENPKEILGWERLYAIGIGIARGLEYLHHSCNTRIVHFDIKPQNILLDKDFCPKIADFGLAKLCHTKESKLSMIGARGTIGFIAPEVHSRNFGLVSTKSDVYSYGMMLLEMVGGRKNVKSVVAKSSEKYFPDWIYDHFAQDDGLEACEVTSDIEEIARKMTLIGLWCIQVLPMYRPTITKVLEMFDRNIDEMAMPPKQNFSGLLENSAHNMNLKSASSTRSGETSLVNSGNTQQCPPL, from the exons ATGTCAACACAAGCTGCACCTGCACGTAGATGCAAATTGCCTCCCTCTTCCTCGGTGAAAACCATGCCTATGCCGCTGCTGCTCCCGCTCGCCTTCTTATTTCTGCGCACAGTTACACCCACCGGCAGCAACGGGAGCTGCACGCCGAGGTCATGCGGGGACCTGACCATCAGGTACCCCTTCTCCCTCGCCGGCGCACAGCCGTTCTACTGCGGCTACCCGCCCTTCGACCTCACCTGCGACACCAGCACTGGTCATGCTGGTGCCTACGTGAGGAAAACGTTCAGGGAGCACCTGTTCCGCATCAACGACATATCCTATGAGAACAACTCCATGGTGGCCGCCGTGCAGACCTCCTTCGTGGGCGACAGGGCCTGCCCCGTCCCCGACTTCAACGTGTCGGCCAGCCTCGCCCTCTTCCCGTTCAACATCAGCGTCGCCAACAAGCGTCTGGTGTTCTTCTACAACTGCACCGTGCCTCGTGAGTTCAGCCTGCCGCGGCGGTGCGCGAATCACTCGATGGGAGCCTACATCTCCGGTTCATGGGACGACGGCGAAGGCGGCACGCCGCCGCAGGGGGTTCCGAGGAACTGTAGCTCGGTGAGCGTGCCGGTGCACCGAGGAATGGCGCGACCTCATGAGCACTACGAGCGGCTGATCAGGGATGGATTCCTCCTGAAGCTGCTGGCGCCGATAGGGGACTGCGATGGATGCAGGCAGATGAGCGGCAGGGAGTGCAGGTTCGATCAGTTTGCGTTCCAGTGCGCCTGCCCCGACGGGAACCTCTGCTCAAATTCCACCCAAGAAACCAACGCAACAGCTCATCCAG tattgcAGCTTGATTGCATAGACGCAATTAAAACAAATTCATCGGCGCTGATTGAATTGGCAGATGAATGGCAGATGAAGTTCCTGAAAACG GGATCTGATGCCTGTGGGAAATTCGGCTACTGCGTGGGGGCGCGGCTGAGGTGCAGGCGACGCCAGTCCGTCGCGGGAGGCAGTGGTGAGAGCCGTGTGCGTGGCCCGTATCCGCTCCATCTTCACCCGCCTCTCCTTGAGCTTGAGGTACGCCAACCCCTTAGCGAAGGTAGGCTCCGGGATGAGAGTAAGGTTGGAGGCGACGTTCCCAAACTCATCATTGAGACCAGCG AACTCGCCGTGAAGAAGGACCTTGGGCTGAAGTTTGTTGTCGGTGAAGAGGCCGTTGAGATTGGTCCATACGGCGTAAGCGTTATCATCGTCGCATACAACGGTGTGGAAGAGGTCCTTGGAGATGGTGAGGTAGAACCAGCGGATGATGGTGGCGTTGCGGGTCATCCAGTCCTCGTCATTCACCATGAGACGGGAGTCCACGATGCCATCGATGTGACTGTGGAGCAGGTACTCAAGGAACACCAAAGAGAAGTACCTCTTTCAGGCGGAGTAGGAGGCGGTGGACTAATCAACGATCACTGGAACGCGGTCGAAGATGTTGAAATCGCGAACGAGGGGGACGTCCGGGCCGACGAACGGATTGCTGCCGGAGGAGGCCGAGTAACTCAGAGAGACCATGGCAGCGGGCGATCGGCGGCTTCGGGTGGTAAGG CTTTGATATCAGCAGCTGCAGCACTGCTCTTGCCTTGTATTTATGTGCTTATATGCTATATGACGGGGAAAAGAAACAGGTTTCTCCTCTGGAAAAAGAATACCAGCAGCACTGAAAGGCATTACGAGGCTATGATAGTATCGTATGGATCACTTGCTCCAAAAAGATACATGTACTCAGAGGTAATGAAGATAACGTCTTCTCGCAATAAGAAACTTGGCCAGGGTGGTTACGGTGTGGTTTTCGAAGGAAAGCTACATGATGACCGTCTGGTTGCTGTGAAATTCTTGCATGACTGCAAAGGAAATGGGGAGGAGTTTGTGAATGAGGTTATGAGCATTGGCAGGACCTCTCATGTGAATATTGTTAGCCTGTTTGGATTTTGTTTGGAGGGATCAAAACGAGCTCTTATATATGAGTACATGTGCAATGGTTCCCTAGATAGATACATCTACTCAGAGAACCCAAAAGAAATTTTAGGATGGGAGAGGCTCTATGCGATAGGGATTGGAATAGCTCGTGGACTGGAATATTTGCACCATAGTTGTAACACACGGATCGTCCATTTTGACATTAAGCCTCAAAATATCCTTCTGGACAAGGATTTTTGCCCAAAGATTGCCGATTTTGGTCTAGCTAAACTATGCCATACCAAGGAGAGCAAGCTTTCAATGATTGGTGCTAGAGGAACAATTGGATTCATTGCTCCAGAAGTTCACTCGCGAAACTTCGGACTTGTTTCAACAAAGTCAGATGTTTATAGTTATGGAATGATGTTGCTAGAGATGGTTGGAGGCAGGAAAAATGTGAAATCAGTGGTTGCAAAGTCAAGTGAAAAGTATTTCCCagattggatttatgatcactttGCTCAAGACGATGGATTAGAAGCATGTGAAGTTACAAGTGACATTGAGGAAATTGCAAGAAAGATGACCCTTATTGGCTTGTGGTGCATACAAGTATTACCTATGTATCGCCCTACTATTACCAAAGTTCTAGAAATGTTCGACAGAAACATAGATGAGATGGCCATGCCACCGAAGCAAAACTTCAGTGGACTACT AGAAAATTCAGCTCACAATATGAATCTAAAAAGTGCAAGCTCTACGAGATCTGGGGAGACAAGCCTTGTAAATTCAGGAAACACACAACAATGTCCACCACTTTGA